CAACGCCGCGGCCGTGGACTACTATGGCTACAGCCGCGACGAATTCCTCGCGCTGTCGCTTCGCGACATCCGTCCGCCGGAGGAGGTAGCGCGCATGGAGGCGGATCTCCTCAAGCTCGGTCCGCGCCCGGAATCGCGCGGCACCTGGCGCCACCTCAAGCGCGACGGCACGGTCACCGAGGTCGAGATCGTGTCCCACGAAATCCCCTTCCGGGGCCAGCGCGCCGCGCTGACCGTCGTCACCGACGTCACCGAACGCCACCGCGCCCAGCAGGCGCTGCGCCGGTCCGAGGAACGGTACCGGACGCTCATTCGCGAATCGCCCTACGGCATCGCGTTGTCGACGCCCGAAGGCGTGATCGTCGAAGCGAACCCGGCGCTCGTCGGCATGCTCGGCTACACGTCGGGCGACGAACTGGTCGGCAAGTCGGTGGCCGAATTGTACCAGGACCCCGCGGAGCGCGACGTGATCTCCCGGGCGCTGAATGCCACGGGCTACTGCCGGCGCGAGGCGCTCCAGTGGAAGCGGCGCGACGGCGGCCTGATCACCGCCCGGCTCACCGCGCGCCTCGTGGCCGCGACGCGCGAATCGGACGCGTACGTCGAGGCGATCGTGGAGGACGTCACGGAACGCGTGCGCCTGGAGGAGCAGTTCCAGCTGGCCCAGCGCATGGAAGCGGTGGGCCGCCTGGCCGGTGGCATCGCGCACGACTTCAACAATCTGTTGACCGTGATCATGACCACCACCGAACTGCTGCTCGACAGCGAGTCCGCGCAGGGGCCGCAGCATGCCGAACTGCAGGACGTGTACCGCAGCGCGCAACGGGGCGCCGAACTGACGCGCCAACTCCTCGCCTTCAGCCGGCGGCAGGTGCTCTCCATCCAACCGATGAGCGTGAACAAGCTGGTCGCGGACGTCGAGAGCCTGCTCGGACGCCTGCTCGGCGAGGATGTGCAGCTGAAATCGGTGCTCACGACCGGGCCCGATATCGTGCGCGCCGACCCGAACCAGGTGGAGCAGGTGCTGCTCAACCTGGCGGTGAATGCCCGCGATGCGATGCCGGAAGGTGGCCAGCTCGTCATCGAGACCGAGGCGATCGAGCTCGCGGTCGGCCAAGGGATGGCCGGCGAGCCCATGGCGCCCGGCGCTTACGTGCGGATCGTGGTATCCGACAACGGCGAGGGCATGCCGCCGGACGTGCGCGAGCACGCGTTCGAGCCCTTCTTCACCACCAAGGGAAAGGACAAGGGCACGGGGCTCGGACTCGCCACGGTCTACGGCGTCGTCAAGCAGCTGGGCGGCTACGTGTGGTTGTACAGCGAGGTGGGCCTCGGCACGACGTTCAAGATCTATCTGCCACGGGTGGAGGACGCCCCCCGCCAGCGGGCCCCGGAGCCGTCGCGCCGCCAGGCCACCGAGGGCTCCGAGACGATCCTGATCGCCGAGGACGAGGACGCCATCCGCACCCTCCTGAGCCGGGTGCTCACGAGCCGCGGCTACACCGTGATCGCCGAGGCGAGCGGCGAGGACGCGCTCCGCCGCGCCGCCGAGCACCGCGGCGCCATCGACCTGCTGGTGACCGACGTCGTGATGGCCGGCATGACCGGCCCGCAACTCGCAGCCCGCCTGGCCGACCTCCACCCCGAGACCATTCCACTCTTCTTATCCGGCTACACCGACGAAGCCGTACTCAAATTCGGCGTCGCCACGGGCCGCATGGCCTTCCTGCAGAAGCCGTTCACCCACACGGTGTTCCTGGCAAAAGTGCGGGATGTGCTGACGGGTAGGAGCGAAGGACAGTAAGACAGTAGGACGGAAGCCGGCGTTCCGCAGTTATCCGTCCTACTGTCCTACCCTCCTCCCGTCCTACTTCTTCACCTCCACCTGCCCCCGGATCTCCCCGCCCGGATGCGCCGCCGTGTGCACGTTCACGTACGCGTCGCCGTTCGCGAGCAGCGTCTTGAGCGAATCGCCCGAGACCCCTTTGCTCACGTCCTTGGCCAGATCGATGTAGCCCCTGGCGAGCGTGCCGCGCGCCTCATGCTTGATCTCGAAGCTGTAGACCGGCGGCCCCGACGCACCGACCTTGCCCACGTGGATGTGCGCCATCGTGGCCGGTCCGCTCAGGCCGGCCACGGTGAGCGTGTACCGCAGCCGCGTCCCTTCGAGCACCAGTGTTGCGGTCCCCGTGCCGGTCACCGTGGTCGCGGGCGTCTCGCTGGCGCCGGTCATGTGCGCGACGTAGGTGACGGGGGGGGCCGGCCGCACCGGGTGCGTGGGCGTGGCCCATCCCGACACGGCGAGGGCGGACGCGGCGATGGCGAGCAGACGAACGTTCATGGCATGTTCTCCTGGAAATGGGACCGGGCCCCCCACGGCGCGCGGGGATCGCCCACAACGAGATCGGTGAAAGGCTCACGGGGATGGGAGGCCGGCCCGACAGACGGCCCCGATCGCACGCGCTACGCTGCGGCATAGGTGGCGTGCGCCCACCCCAATGGAACCACGCGAGGGGGGGACACGTTCCATCAATCTTGGGGGGCCGGATGCCGAACGCCACACCAACCAGTACTGCGCCCGGAGCACCGGCCACCGAACGGGCCCAATTGACGGCCCCACGGCACGTGCTGGCCTTCGGTCCGGCCGCCGTCGCCCGCAGCACGCCGCGCATGTGGGCCATCCTCCGCGTTCTCCGGCGGCACGGCATTCTGGGCGCCGTCCGCGGCCGCCGGCACTGGCCCGACCCGGTGGCCGTCCGCACGGCGCTCGAGGAACTCGGCGTGGTGTTCCTCAAGTTCGGCCAGGTGCTCGCCGTGCGGCGCGACCTCTTGCCCGACGAGTACACCGGCGAACTGGAGCGGCTGCACGACGCCCTCTCGCCCATGCCGTTCGCCGACGTGGCGGCGGCGGTGGAGCACGACCTGGGAGGCCGGCTGCGCGACCACTTCGCGACGGTGGACGAGCGGCCCCTGGCGGCGGCGACCATCGCCCAGGTTCACCGCGCCACGCTGCCCGACGGGCGCGAGATCGTGCTCAAGGTGCGCCGCCCGGGGCTCGAGAGCCGCGTGGCCGAGGACGTGTCCATTCTCGCCTATCTCGCCGCGCTCGCCGAGCGCTACGTGCCGCGGCTGCAGACGTTCGACCTGGTGGGGCTTATTCAGGAATTCCGATACAGCCTGCAGCGCGAGCTGGACTTCCGTCTGGAAGCGCGCACCATCCGCCGTTTCCGCGATGCGTTGCGCGACGTGGACGGCGTGTGGACGCCGGACATCGTGCCGGCCTATTGCGGCCAGGGCGTGATCGCCATGGAATTCTTTCGCGGCGTGCGGGTGGACCGCTACGCCGAAACGCACCCCGAGGCGCGCGCCCACCTCGCGCGCACGATCGCTTCGCTGCTCCTCCATCAGATCTTCGAAGCCGGGCTCTTCCAGGCCGATCCGCATCCCGGGAACCTGGCCGTACTCGCCGACGGGCGCCTCTGCCTGCACGACTTCGGCATGGTGGGCGAACTCGACGCGGCCATGCGCGACAGCCTCACGGCCCTGCTCGATGCCGTCGTGCGCGGCGACGTGCGCGACACGGCCGACGCGTATCTCGACGTCGGCCTCGTCGGGGCCGACGTCGACCGGCCGGCACTGGAAGCCGATCTCAGCACCCTCCTGCGCCGCATCCACGAGCAGGACCTGGCCGAGGTCTCGGTGGGCGACGCACTCCAGTCGCTATTGCGCGTGGGCACGAACCACCGCATTCGCAATCCGGGCCCCATCCTGCTCCTCACGCGCGCCTTCCTGCTCGCCGAAGCCGTGATGCGCGATCTCGACCCATCGCTGAGCGTCGCCCAGGCCTTCCAGGACGAGTTGCGCCGGGTGGCCGTGCGGCGCTTCGCCCCCGCCCGGCTGATCGACGACGCGCGCCACGTGAGCCGGGACCTGGAACGGCTGCTCGGCACCGGGCCCGCCGACGTCCGGCGCACGCTGCGCCGGCTGGCCGACGGGGACCTGGGGCAGGTCCACATTCCGGCGTTGGAGCGCACCGAACGGCGCGCCACCCGCGGCATCGAGCGCCTGGCCGGCGCCGTGGCGTCGGCGGCGCTGCTCGTCTCGGGGAGCCTGCTGGTGGTGGCCGGCGGCTGGTACCGCTACGCCGGCGATCCGTTGCTCGTCATGGGCGCCGTCGGCACCGCCGTGGTCGGGCTCGGCGCGTGGCGGGCACGCGCCCGCTAGCCGACCGACCGAGCAGCGCGTTCTGCGCGCGGGCCGAGCGGCAGATCGCGGAACCGCACCAGGTAGAGCACGGCGAGCAGCACCGCGGCCACCAGAACCGCCCACGAGCGCTGCTCCGGCGCGGTTTCGATCGTGACCGATACCACGTCCCCGGCCGCGAGCCCACCGACCGACAGCCGCACGGCCCGCCGATCGTCCGCCGTGTCGGGTGACATCGGCCACACCCCGGCGCGCCGGTCCGACGGCGGTATCGTGTAGCTCACGTTCCGCGCCAGCCGCCCCGGCGGCAGTTCGATGACCAGATGGTACTCGTCGATCGTGGTGCCGGTGGCGTTGGCGAACCGGTACGCGAACACGTCGCCGAGCGCGCGCCCCGCGAACTCGGCGCGAATGCGAGCCGCGCCGCCGCCGGCCAACCGCACCAACAGCCGCGACACGGACGCGCCCGATTGGACCTCCGCCGACGCGCCGGGGGGCAGTTCCAGGCGAGTGGCGCCGCCGAGCGGCCACGCCACCGGGATCTCCACCACGCCCGCGTGGGCGCCGGCGACGACCACGTCCAACGCGATCGCCGCGCGGTCACCGGTGAGCACGATCCGTTCGCCGTACGACGTGATGGTATCGGCCGGCCCCGCCGCCTGGAGCAGCGCCGCCGCTACGAGCGCGGCCAGCATCATACGCGGGCCCCGAATGACGGCGTGAGCCCCAGCCAGTGGAAGTAGGTGGCCCCGGCGATCAGCAATAGCAGATAGCCGACGGTGCACACGGTGAGCCCGTAGCGAAGGTTGTCACGCGCCGAGTACTGGTTGGTGGCGTAGAGGATGACGTTGGGCTTGCCGCTGATCGGCAGCCCGATCACCCAGTCGATGGTGAACGCCGCGGGCAGCGCCAGGCTCGCCGGGTCCCAGCCCAGGCCGCGGGCCAGCAGGATGATCACGGGAATCATGATCACCGTGCGCACCGTCTTGGACGTGGAGAGGAGGTGGCTGTACAGCATCACGGCGATGACGACGGCGTAGGTGTAGCCGAACGCCACGTGCTGGAGCCGGAGACCGCCGAAGATGCGCTGCACGGCCCATGCGGCGGCGCCGGTGCTGTCCAGGGCCAGTCCGCCGGCGTAGGCGCCGGCACTGAACACCATCAGATGCCAGGGAATGTCGGTGTCCTGCCACTCGAGCAGGCCGACGCGTGGCATGAGGGCGATGGCGGCGCCGACCATGGCCGAGATCGGGGCGCCGAGTTCGAGGCCGAACCAGCGCTGCTGGTACCGGTCGGTGGCCCAGAGAAAGATGACGAGGAAGAAGATGGCCAGGGCCCGCCATTCCCTGGCGCTGATCGGGCCCATCGCGGCCTTCTCGCGGGCCACGACGTCCAGTCCGCCGGCAATGACGGGCCGCCGCTCGGCGGGCGGGATGCGAAAGATCACGCGCGGCCCGAGCCACCAGGCGAAGAACACGGTGAGCACGGCCACCGGCGCCGAGGCGATCAGCCAGTCCGTGTAGTAGACCCGGTGCCCGCCCAGGCTCTGGACGAACCCCACCGCGAGGATGTTGGCGGCACTCCCCGTCATCACCGTCGATGACAGAATACTAATGCCCGTGAGGTTGAGCAGGAACAGGTTCCGCCCGAAATTCGTGGGATGCTCGGACGTCGAGCCGTAGATGGCGGCCACGGCGATCATCAGCGGGAGCGTGAGCGCGGCCCGCGCCGCCGTGGCCGGAATGAGCGGCGCCAGGGCAAGTTGCAGCACCACGAACGCCCCCAGCGCCCACGACGCCCGGGCGCCGAACCGGAGAATCAGGGTCAGCGCCAGCCGCTTGGCGAGCCGCGTCTTGACCAGCATGGCGCTGAGAATGAACGCCAGGATGTTGAGCCAGATGACGTCCAGCCCGAACACGCCCATGACATCGGTGGCCCCCCACCCGCGCAGGGTGACGAGCAGCAGCATCAGCACCAGCGACGTGAGATACGTGGGCACCGGCTCGGTCACCCACCAGACCAGCGCGAGGGCGAACGCGGCCGCCGAGACCTGGCCCGCGGCGGTCAGCCCGGGGGGGGTCGGGGCATAGTAGAGCCACAGGAAGACGAGGATCCCCGCCGGAAATCCCAGGTAGCGCGCCCATCGGTCGAACGCGCCGGCGGGGGGGTGCTGCTTGGGCGACAGCGCGAACCGGTCGAGCGCCAGCAGGTGCGCCAACTCGGCGTCGCGCGCCGGGAGCGACAGGACGTCAGCCGGCATCGCGCCAGCGGGCGTAGGGGTGGCGCGTGAGATTCGAGTTGTAATATCGCGGGTCGGCCGACACCTCGGCACCGGCCCACGGCGGGAGGGCCACCACGGCGCCGACCGCCGGGAGTTCCACTTCGGCAATGATCAGCCCCGCGTTCTCGCCCTCGAACACGTCCACTTCCCACACCCGGCCTTCGAACGGCACCCGGTACCGCGTCTTCTCGATCAGCGGGCGCGCGCACAGACGGTCCAGCATCGCGTCGGCGTCGGCAACGGGAATCGGGTACTCGAATTCGAGCCGCTCGATCCCCGTCGTCGCGCCCTTGATCGTCAGGAAACCCTGATCGCCCACGGTGCGGACGCGCACCACCCGGTCGGCGTCGGTGGACAGGTAGCCCTGCCGGTACCGTTTGCCCTGCGCCGGGTCGGCGCGCCACACGTCGTGCTTGACCAGGTACTTCCGTTCGATCTCGATGGCCAAAGAACCCTCAGAGTGCCAGTCCGAACCGCATCTGCAAGATGTTGAACTTGTCGCCGGTGAGGAATGGCGCGACCCCAAGATCGGGCTTGGCATACTGGTCGTTCACCACCCGCACGTAGTTCAACATCCACTTGAAGTTTGGATTGATGTACCAGGTGACGCCCAACGTGTAGTTGTTCGCCTTGCCGCCCGTGATGTTCACGCCGGGCGAGAAGTCGTTGAGGATCATCGTGCTGGCCCGCGCCGCCACCTCCCACGCCCCGCGATCGGACTTCGGGAAGATGCGGTCGAACTCGCCCTCCTGCGGCAGGTACGGCCGACTCTCGCCGGTGATGAAGTAGCTCACGAAGGCGTACCCCCCGCCGAACCGCGCCGTGGCGAGCGCAGGATCGAGGCGGTGCACGTCCACGATCGTGTATTCGCTCTGCACCGACCACGGCCCGCGCACCGCCGCGAACTCGCCGTTGAAGTAGTTGGTATAGTCCACGTTCTTGATCTTGCCCGTGGTCAGGAACCGCACCTGGCTCACGTTGGTCTCGGGACGGGCCCGGAACCGCACCTGGTTGGCATCGGCGGGAAGACCGCCGTCGGGAGTGCGGCGGCTGGCGGACACGCCCAGGTGGACCAGGCTGCGGTCGGTGTGGATCGGGGCGATGGTGAACCGCCCGGTGAAGGCGTACCCCTCGGAATACCCGGATTCGTCCACGTCACCGGCGGCCTGGCCGAACGCGCCGACCGACGCCTGCCAGTTGGACCCCCAGCGCGACACGCCCACGCCGATGTGCCGGTCGGGCGAGAAGTTGTCGGCGTACGACCGCTCCATGAACGTGATGTACTTGGACGAGGTCAGCGTCTCGAGACTGAACGGTTCCTTGTAGTTGCCCACCCGGATCAGCGTGTTGGCGAACCCCTGATACCCGAGCCACATGTCCTTCATCTCGACGGCATTGCCCGCGAAGTCGACGTCGAATTCGCCCAGCCAGTCCTTGTACAGGGTGGTCTTGACGCCGAGCCGGGCCCGGCGGACTTCCGAGCCGTTGGCCAGATGGTTCTTCTGCCCGTCGTACACCGCGCCGTCCACCTGGATGCGCCCGTCGAGCCAGTACTTGAACGCGCTGTCCGGGGTCTGGAACACCAGATACCCCCCGTCGTAGGCGCCGGGGAGCGGGATCGGGGCGCCGCCCGTCTGCGCGCCCACGGGTACGGCGACGGCCGTCGCCGCAGCCACGCCGGTCGTCAATATGAGTTTGCGAATAGTTCCTAGCATCGCACCTCCTTGGGGGGGACGGAGGAATGATCGGGGAGCCCGAGAATGCGCTTGAGCGCCCTCGGATAATTCTCATTGGCCGCCGGATCGAGTTTCAGCTCCCGGAGCGCCGCCAGCACGCGCGCCGGATCGGCGTCCTCGAACGACACGGTGTTCCAGCGATGGCCGGCCACCGTGATCTGCCCTCGTTCCCCGTGGCACCCGGCCACCGTCACCGGAATCCGCCGCTTGGCCATCGTGACGATCCGCAACTGCCGGTGCGGCACGACGACCGTCTGCAGCAGTTCGGCCAGGGAACGAATCGGCCTCCCGTCAGCAGGCGCCGGAAGGCCCCACGCCTCGCACGCCGCCGTCAGCGCATCCACCCCGATCGGGAATGGCCGCTTGAGCAGCGGGCACCACTGCTCCAGCCCGGACGCATCGGCCCGCACAAGTCGCTTGATCTCGAGTTGCCCATCGCGGATCTTCACGTTGTGGGGCGAGAGCAGCGAGAGGAGATACGTCTCCTCCCGCTCCCCGGCGACCTGGGACCCCGTGGCACCCTCCACGGGCGGCGGCGCGGCGAACGTCCGTTCGAAGGCGCGCCACTCCCACCGGGGGACGACCGTGGCGCCGACCACGGCCGGGCCCGGTACTACCGTGTCGCTGGTCCTTTCCATCGTGGCCACGCGCTCGCTCCTCGGATCGTTCGAGAAACGTTCGCGTACCCGGGCCACCTCCCCTATCGGGCAAACCTCCAGCACCGGTCAGGCAAACGCACGGGTTTCGACGGCTTTTCTCCGACGCACCCCGGCACTACGCCCGCCCAGCGATCAGATTCGCCCACCCAGCCAGAAACCGAGCACCACGGCCCCGGCCAGCATGGCGAATCCGGGCGCTACCGCCCGCCGGAACTTCGACGACCCGAGCCCCATCGCCACCCCGAACTTGAGCACCGTGTTGGCGAGAATCCCGATCGTGATGCCCTGCGCAGCAAGCACCGAGGACGTGCCGTTGGCGACCGACCGGCACATGGACACGGTGAGTGCGTCCACGTCGGTGAGCCCGAGTACCGCGGCCGACGTCAGCACCCCTGCCGACCCCCACAACTCCCGCGCGAGCGAGAGCAGCATCATCGCAAGCTGGAACGCTACCGCCAACTGGATGGCCGACCACAGTTTGAGCGGGCTCTGCGTCTCGGGCTCGGTCGCCTCCGACGCCGCCGGCCACGGGCGTCGCAGCGCAATCGCCACGAGGCCTGCGCCCACCACCGCCGACGGCAACAGGTACACGAGCAGCTGCCGCGCCACGTCGGCATTGAGCACCGCCGCCGCAGTCACCACCCGCGCCACGAGCACGGTGCACGCCCCCATCACGCCCAGCGCGAGCGGCCCGCTCAGCCCCTCGTCCCGTCGGCTCAGCCTCGAGAATTGCAGCGTCACCGCCGTCGACGACACCAGCCCGCCGAGCATGCCCATGATGCCGTAGCCGCGCCTCGCGCCCACCGCGTGCCGCGCGATGTGCCCGGCAAAGTTGAGCCCGGAGAACAGCAGCACGATCGCCCAGAGCGTGCGCGGGCGGATGCCGCCCAACGGACCGTACGGACCCGGCGGCAGCATCGGCAACACGACGAGCGCGAGCACGGCGAACTGCAGGGCGGCCCGCATCTCGCGCTCGCCGATCTTGCCCACCAGCCAGTGCAGCCGCTCCTTCTCACCGAGCGCGAGCACCACCACGGCCACGGCCCCCGCAGCGAGCCCCATCTCGCCGACGCCGGCAAGGACGGCGAGCGCCAGCACCACCAACGCCGCGGCCTCCGTGGTGCCGTCGAGATCGGCATCGGGCCGCCGCACCGCCATCGCGTACGCCACGGCCGCGAACCCCACCCCAGCGCCCAGCAGCACGCCGCCCGCCACCGCGTAACCCCACGTGAACAGCAGGCCGGCCGCGCCGCCCAGGAGCCCGAGCAGGAAAAAGGTGCGCATGCCGGCAAAGCGCCCCCGGGGCCCGGACGCGTGACCGGACCATTCGCGCTCCGTCCCTACGGCCAGCCCGATCAGTGCGGCGAGACTCAACCGCATGGCCGCATCGAGCACGGAACCGTCAATCGCGAGCACTGCGGCGAGCGCCGTCATGACTCAGTATGCGCTGGTCGATGCCGAGACCGCTACGGCCCGAATATCGTGCCCCCACCAACACCCGGAAAACCACGGTCGCTCGAAGCCTTGCCGCCCTGCGCGCCATGGAGCACTTTCCCGCACTCGGTTCGCGCCGGCCATCCCTTCCCCGCCCAACCGTACCGAGCATCCCCCCCAGCTTTCCCGCCCCCCCCAATCGAGGCGAGTCATGCGCCGTCTCCGCATATCCTCTCCGTCCCGCATCGCGCTCGCCATTGCGCTGCTCGCGGTCGCGTCCCCGGCCCGCGCCCAGCGCGGTGAAACGGCCGCCGACTCCAGCGGCGGCCCCGGCTACAACCTCCCACTGCGACCCGCCAGGCCGCTGCGCTTCACCACCGACGAAGGCACCTGGATGTCGCTCGACGTCTCCAACGACGGCCAGTGGATCGTCTTCGACCTGCTCGGCGACATCTACAAAATGCCGATCGCCGGCGGCAAGGCCACGCGCCTCACCAGCGGACAGGCGTTCGACGGACAGCCGAACTTCAGTCCCGACGGCAAGACGATCGTATTCGTGAGCGACCGCAGTGAGTCGGACAACCTCTGGCTGATGGACGCCGACGGCCGCCACGTGCGCGCGCTCACCAAGGAGACCGACCACAGCTACGTCTCGCCCACGTGGACGCCCGACGGCAAGTACGTCGTCGCCTCCAAGAGCAACAGCTTCTCGGGCGGGGCGTTCAACGTCTTCATGTACTTCGGCGGCGGCGGCACCGGCCTGCAGCTCACGGGAACCGACTCGGCCGCGGCCGGCGGTCGCGGAGGTGGCGGCGGACGCGGCGGTGCGGCCGTACTGAACAACTTCGTGGGCCCGGCCTTCGGACCGGACGGCCGCTACATGTACGTGGCCGCGCGCAACGGCGGCGGCGGATACAACCAGACCTCCCTCGGCTGGCAGATCGCCGTCTACGACCGCGAGACGGGCCGCACGTTCATCCGCACCGACGCGCCCGGCTCGGCCATGCGCCCCGAGGTGAGCCCCGACGGCAAGTGGCTCGTATACGCCACCCGCGAGGACTCGGTCACGTCGCTGCGCATTCGCGAACTCTCAAGCGGCGACGAGCACTGGCTCGTGCATCGCGTCCAGCGCGACGATCAGGAATCGCGATTCACGCGGGACCTCGAACCGCCATTCGCGTTCACGCCCGACGGCAAGTCCATCGTCGCGGCGTATCTCGGCCACTTCTGGCGGGTGAGCGTGCCCGACGGCAAGGCGACGATGATCCCGTTCAGCGCCGACTACGACGAGATGATCGGCGGCGCCATCAAGGAGCAGTACCCGTTCGACGATTCGACGATCACGGTGCACCAGATCCGGGACCTGGCGCCGTCGCCCGATGGCCGGCGGATGGCGTTCACGGCGCTCGACCGGATATGGGTGATGGACCTGCCCGACGGCGCGCCGCACCGGCTCGTCGCGTCGAGCACCGACGGCGAGTACTCGCCGGCCTGGTCGCCCGACGGCCGCTCCATTGCCTACGTGACGTGGAGCGACATCAGCGGCGGCGACATCTACCGGATGAACGCCGATGGATCGGGCGCGCCACAGAAGCTCACGACACAGTCGGCATTCTACGAGAATCTCACCTACGCCCCCGATGGACGCCGGCTCGTATTCGGGCGCGGCCCGCGTGACATGCGTCGGGACCGCGACGAGCTGGAGCGCCCCAACGCGCAGGCCACGGGCGTCGAACTGGCCTGGATGCCCGCCGCCGGCGGCGCGGCGACGATGATCGCTCCGCTCACGACCTTCGGCCAGCCGCATTTCGGACCCGACACGTCGCGCATCTACGTCTCGCAGGGCAGCGTGCTCACGTCCATGCGCTGGGACGGTACCGACGTCAAGGACATCATCCGCTTGGGCGGCGGTGGACGCGGGGCCGGTGGCGGGGGCGGCGGCGCGAGCAACATCCTCCTCTCCCCCGACGGCTCCCGGGTGCTCGTGC
The Gemmatimonadaceae bacterium genome window above contains:
- a CDS encoding amidohydrolase family protein, giving the protein MRRLRISSPSRIALAIALLAVASPARAQRGETAADSSGGPGYNLPLRPARPLRFTTDEGTWMSLDVSNDGQWIVFDLLGDIYKMPIAGGKATRLTSGQAFDGQPNFSPDGKTIVFVSDRSESDNLWLMDADGRHVRALTKETDHSYVSPTWTPDGKYVVASKSNSFSGGAFNVFMYFGGGGTGLQLTGTDSAAAGGRGGGGGRGGAAVLNNFVGPAFGPDGRYMYVAARNGGGGYNQTSLGWQIAVYDRETGRTFIRTDAPGSAMRPEVSPDGKWLVYATREDSVTSLRIRELSSGDEHWLVHRVQRDDQESRFTRDLEPPFAFTPDGKSIVAAYLGHFWRVSVPDGKATMIPFSADYDEMIGGAIKEQYPFDDSTITVHQIRDLAPSPDGRRMAFTALDRIWVMDLPDGAPHRLVASSTDGEYSPAWSPDGRSIAYVTWSDISGGDIYRMNADGSGAPQKLTTQSAFYENLTYAPDGRRLVFGRGPRDMRRDRDELERPNAQATGVELAWMPAAGGAATMIAPLTTFGQPHFGPDTSRIYVSQGSVLTSMRWDGTDVKDIIRLGGGGRGAGGGGGGASNILLSPDGSRVLVQSGVQAYVIDDVPVKGGDAPVVNTSSPAQSSVPVHKLTTVGGEFATWTADSKKIYFSLAHTLFTYDLAASATAIADSTERADSIAGARGAGGRDSAGGRGGRGGRGANGAANKPAYEAVQHDVVITVARDVPRGTVVLRGARIITMKGSEVIADGDIVVKDNRIVAVGPRGKVSIPPGARAIDVSGKTIIPGYVDIHAHIWPAFGVHRSQPFEYMVNLAYGVTTIRDPQTSSTDVLSYEDMVATGQFIGPRIHSTGPGVFAAENIKSLADAQLVLSRYSKYYQTNTIKQYMTGDRRVRQFVVMAAREQHLMPTLEGGLDFKKNLTEAMDGYSGSEHTLPIAPLYKDVIELYATAGITWTPTLIVEYGGPWAENYWYEHSDVLNDKKLNHFTPRDVVETKASRRPGWWAPTQWSFPLFAAQAAKVVAAGGRVGLGSHGQLQGLGAQWEIWNIASGGMPRMDVLRVATIFGAEAIGMEKDVGSIEAGKLADLQVLDRNPLDDIRNTNTIKYVMKNGRLYDGNTLDEIWPRQKAAPRLWWWTPTDQ